One segment of Gordonia terrae DNA contains the following:
- a CDS encoding DUF3068 domain-containing protein produces the protein MSSPSSSSRSGPPSSGLSSDTETRPEPHRWSAADLAGPTLIFVGAFLLAVTIALPTLLVGGFRTIPLSTDFTTVATADDATIFDRCSLETRSARAVDADLVRQQRVVAVQPSDEHRVTLQAGTSIQAQALRIDGREVDPGDPRPGVDPGGSQADDPAQPCNDATVNAIKDRVTLDRKNALPRLAARGASEIQYDSGQAAVLVPDRRGVTYLLPFDTEPADREFFDAVTRTTVPLVYDGDTEVHGRDVDRFRAEVPDTDLARAALGRPVGTNVSITRPASWFGVGDTSRPLTANLHHRSSWDLAVDPRTGTIVDATITVDEVYRFPDGTPGVPADFKLPHLRATFAYDEDTQTRMTDLASDLATPILIWGRLVPIGTAVLGVVALLAGLVLTNPAWLPARFRRRRGAETVDGQPE, from the coding sequence ATGTCCTCGCCGTCCTCCTCGTCGCGATCAGGGCCGCCGTCCTCCGGGTTGTCGTCGGATACCGAGACCCGTCCGGAGCCGCATCGCTGGTCGGCCGCGGACCTCGCCGGCCCGACCCTGATCTTCGTCGGCGCGTTCTTGCTCGCGGTGACGATCGCCCTGCCGACGTTGCTTGTCGGCGGATTCCGCACCATCCCGCTGAGCACGGACTTCACCACGGTCGCCACCGCCGATGACGCGACGATCTTCGACCGGTGTTCGCTCGAGACCCGCTCGGCGCGCGCCGTCGACGCCGACCTCGTCCGCCAGCAACGCGTCGTCGCGGTGCAACCCTCCGACGAACACCGGGTGACCCTGCAGGCCGGGACGTCGATCCAGGCCCAGGCGCTGCGCATCGACGGCCGTGAGGTCGACCCGGGCGATCCGCGTCCCGGCGTCGACCCAGGGGGTTCTCAGGCAGATGATCCGGCGCAACCGTGCAACGACGCGACGGTCAACGCGATCAAGGACCGGGTGACGCTCGACCGGAAGAACGCGCTGCCCCGGCTCGCCGCGCGCGGGGCGTCGGAGATCCAGTACGACAGCGGTCAGGCCGCCGTCCTCGTCCCGGATCGGCGCGGCGTCACCTATCTCCTCCCGTTCGACACCGAACCGGCCGATCGGGAGTTCTTCGACGCCGTCACCCGCACCACCGTGCCGCTGGTCTACGACGGCGACACCGAGGTGCACGGCCGCGACGTCGACCGGTTCCGCGCCGAGGTGCCCGACACCGATCTCGCCCGCGCGGCACTCGGCAGGCCCGTCGGCACGAATGTCTCGATCACGCGGCCGGCGTCGTGGTTCGGGGTCGGCGACACGAGTCGCCCGCTGACCGCGAACCTGCACCACCGCAGTTCGTGGGACCTCGCCGTCGATCCCCGGACCGGCACCATCGTCGACGCGACGATCACCGTCGACGAGGTGTACCGGTTTCCCGACGGCACGCCGGGTGTACCGGCCGACTTCAAATTGCCGCACCTGCGTGCGACATTCGCCTACGACGAGGACACCCAGACCCGGATGACGGACCTCGCCTCCGATCTCGCGACCCCGATCCTGATCTGGGGCCGCCTCGTCCCGATCGGCACCGCTGTCCTGGGCGTGGTGGCGTTGCTGGCCGGGCTGGTGCTCACCAATCCGGCCTGGCTGCCCGCCCGGTTCCGCCGCCGACGTGGCGCGGAAACCGTTGACGGGCAGCCGGAGTGA